The stretch of DNA CTTCTCGAACCGATCGTCGCCCAAAGCCTTTCGTGCCTGCTTCTCGAAGCGGGCTCGCTGCTCCACCCAGTGACTCGAGCCGTACAGCTGCATGCCGAACGACTCCCACATCGACGAGGCAGCCCCGAGGAGCACGGCCGATCGTTCCGCCGAACCCGCCTCTGCTTCGGCCCACCCCAGGAGGTCGGTGACCAGGGTGGTTCCGACTACGTCGTCGAAGTCACGTCTGAGCTGCAGGCTTTCGGAGCCCAGCCGAAGGGCGTCGTCGAAATCCTCGTTCATCAGCGCCACCAACCCGAGTCCGTAGACGGCGTAAGAGCGCAGCCACGACTCCCCCGCCGCAATGGCACGCTGGTTCACCGTCTCGAAGAGTTCTGCGGCCCGCGCCGTCTCGTCGGTGAAGCAGTAGAGCATCCCCAGGTGGACGCGGAGCGTGTGGGCGAGATCCTCCCGTTCCGGGATTCCCTCATACATCTCCAGGGCGGCCGTCAGCCGGGTCTCCGCCTCCTCGAAGTCGCCGGCGAAGAACGCCTTCAACCCCATGACGTCCGCCGTGAACGCGCCGGTGGTCGCGTCGTCCGCGGTCAGGTTGACGGCGTCGGCCTCGGTCAGCGATCTGGCGGCGGACTCGCGGTCGCCCTGCAGGGTCTGGACGAGGCCCAGGTTGACGAGCATCCGCCCCCGGGTGGCGGTCGGCGCCGTCTCCCGTTCGAGGATGCGGTTCAGCCACATCCGATGCTCGCGCACCGAGAACCCGCACGACCAGAGAAACCAGGCGCGCGAGACCATGTCTGCCGCCATCCGCACTTCGTCGTCGTCGGACGTATCCAGCAGTGCCGCGTGCAGTGCCGACCGGATGTTGGCGTGGTTGCGACGCAGCTTCTCGCTGCCAGTGCGTTGATCGGCGCTGAACCAGTTGTCCGCCGTCGTCGTCACCAGCCGCGCACACCAGCGCAGGTGCCGCAGCGTCAGGGCGTCCATCTCGGACGCGGTCAGCTTGCTGTTCCCGTATTCGCGGATGGACTCGAGCATCCGGAACCGCACGTGCGTGCCGCCCTCTTCGCGGTGCAGGATCGATTTGCCGACCAGAGCCGAGATGCCGTCGAGCACGGTGTCCGCCGGGACGTCGTCGTCGCTGCACACCTCCTCGGCCATGCCGAGGTCGAATCCGCCGGCGAACACCGAGGCGCGTGACCAGAGGAGTTGCTGTTCGCGAGTGCAGAGTTCGTAGCTCCAGTCCATCGTCGCCTGGAGGCTGCGATGCCGCTGCGGGCCGGTGCGGTTGCCGGTTGTGAGGAGATTGAGGCGGTGATCGAGCCGATCCGCCAGTTCATACACCGTCAGCACGGGCAGTCGCGCGCAGGCCAATTCGATGGCGAGGGGCAGACCGTCGAGGCGATCGCAGACGCGCATCACGGCGTCGCGGTTCTCCTCGGTCAGCTCGAACTTTGAGAGCACGGAGGCGGCCCGGTTCACGAACAGTTCCACCGCGCTGCCCGTTCCGCGCGCCGGGGTCGGCGACTCCGTCCCGTTCACCGTGGGCAACGGGAAGAGCGGGAAGACGAATTCGTCCGGAACCGAAAGAATCTCGCGGCTGGTGGTGACGATACGCAGTTCCGTCGTGGAGCGCAGCAGCACCGACACGAGTTGCGCGCATTCGTCGAGGAGGTGCTCGCAGTTGTCGAGGATCAGCAGCATCCGCCGCGTCCGGAGGTACTCGATGATGGTGTTCTCCGTCGGGCTGGCATGCATGTCGCGGTTGGCGAGGGCGAGCCCGTCCACGACGGTCTGGGTCAGGAGTTCGGGGCTGCGCAGCGCGGCGAGTTCGATCACGCGCACCCCGTCCGGGAATGCACGGCGGTACTCGACGGCGGCGTGGATCGCCAAGCGGGTCTTGCCCATTCCGCCCGGGCCGGTGATCGTCACGAGCCGGTGGTCGCCGAGCAGTCTCCGCAGTTCGAGCAGTTCTGTTCGTCGCCCCACGAAGCTCGTTCCGTAGACCGGCACCGACGGGACCGCGGGCATCGTCTCGACGGGGCCGTCGTGGGACTCGCCGGTCGACAGTTCCTCGCGGATGCTGGTGACCCGACGGGCCAGCGTGGTCCTCGACTTGTCCCACTGGATCCGTCGCGCGATCTCCACGATCGTGATGTCGGGGTCGTCGGCGATCAGCTCCCGTATCGTCGAGTCGACGGGGTCCACGACGGAGCCGCGTCGGCTGCGGTGGTCGGTGGGAGGCTGGTCGAAAGTGAGCGCCCGGCGCACCGTGTTGCGCGACATTCCGAGCTGCACCGCGATGTGCTTGATGGGTGATCCTTGCCGGTGGAGTCGGCGAATCTCGTCCCACTCGTCAGCGTTCACAAGGTCCCTTCTGGACTCGAACCCGGTCGGCCACCCTCCCGGTAATTGAGATCTGGATCACCTTGGTCGCTGGCCGTGCCCCCTGTCAACTATCGGGGGTCAAGATGTGTCACCACGGCCGCGCGCTCTACGCGGCCGAGCGCCGCCGACACACCGGAAGATGCTTTTTATCTGCAGTAATGCCGAACACGACGCCCGCTCGCGCGTGACCGTAGCGAACCACGTAACTGGACGGTTCCGCCGCACTCCCGCACGGGGCAGGGTGATGCGGACCACAGAACGATCCGTGGTGATGACTTACCCGAAGCGACGATGGAGTCCGCATGACCAACAGCAATGCCGCCGCCCTGAAGGCAGCTTTCGCCGCCGCCGACGAGGGGAACCCGGTTCCGCTCGTGGAGCTGTACTCGGACGAGATGACGTGGGCCGGTTTCACCCTCGAGGGAACCCTGCGCCTCTACACCAAGGTTGAGTTCCTCGAGGCGTTCGGCGTCTTGGCGAAGCTCGACGAGTCCCGCAACGAGGTGGTCTCCGTCGACGTCGTCGGTGACGACCTGGTGACCGCCAACGTCCGGGCGTACCGCCGCCTCGCGGAACTCGAACTCGACACCACGATCGTGATGACGCACCGCTTCGAGGACGGCAAGGTCACCCGCGGCACCGACATGTGCTCGGCGACGTTCGAGGAGTTCTGGGCCAAGACCGGGCTGTCGGTCTAGCCGCTGACCGGCCGCCGCGGCAGCGCGGCGGCCGGCAGCTCTCCCTCCACCCGAGACTGAAGAAGGTACCGATGCGCACCACCGCCTCACCGCACCTCACCGCCACCACCCCCGAAGACATCGCGGACGCCTACCGCACCGTCCTCGGAAAGTTCTGCACCGGCGTCGTCGCCGTCACCGCACTCGACGACACCGGGGGTCCCGTCGGACTGACCGTCGGCTCCTTCAGCTCCGTCTCCCTCGACCCCGCCCTCGTCGCCTTCTTCGTCGCCCACACTTCCACCACGTTCCCCACCATCGCCGCCTCCGGCCGCTTCTGCGCCAACATCCTCGCCGCCGACCAACACGAACTCGGCCGCACCTTCGCCCGCAGCGGCACCGACAAATTCGCCGGCATCGACTGGACCCCCGCCACCACCGGATCACCCCGCCTCACCGGCGCCCACGCCTGGATCGACTGTCACATCGACCTCGTCCAACCCGTCGGCGACCACCACCTCGTCGTCGGCCGCATCGTCGAACTCGGCGCCACCAACACCCCCGACCCCCTGCTGTTCTACACCTCCACCTTCCACCAACTCACCCCCACGAGCCCCGCATGACCACCGCCCAACCGGCCCGATCCGTCGTCCGCTGCGCCGACGCCGAAATCCCCACCGACCACGGCCCCTTCACCGCCACCGCCTACCGCTCCGCCACCGGAACAGAACACCTCGCCATGGTCTTCGGCGACCCCGCCGGCACCACCGCCCTCACCCGCGTCCACAGCGAATGCCTCACCGGCGACGTCCTCGCGTCCCGGCGCTGCGACTGCGGCCCCCAACGCCCCGCAGCACTCGAGCGCATCGCCCACACCGGCGCAGGGGTCCTGCTATACCTGCGCGGACACGAAGGCCGCGGCATCGGACTCGCCGCGAAAATCGCCTACCAACTCCAGGACCGCCTGGGCCTCGACACCGTCGACGCCAACCTGCACCTCGGGCTACCCGTCGACGCCCGCGACTACGCCGACGCCGCAGCCATCCTCCACGACCTCGGCATCGACTCCATCGACCTACTCACCAACAACCCCGCCAAGGCCGCCGGCCTCACCGCAGCCGGCATCACCGTCGCCCACATTGCGCCCCTCGAGATCACGCCGAACGACCACAACACCCACTACCTCGCCACCAAGCGCGACCGGCTCGGGCACAGGCTTACCCGCGTGCGACTGACCGACACTCTCTAAGTTGTCTGTTGGTCGACAGATTATCTGGAAGCCACCGATCCTTATTTTCGTCGGAGCCAACCAGCCGACAGTCAATGCAAACTCGATAGGTCGGCGCGCATCCCGGTGCGCGCGCACCGACCGCAGCACTCGAGCGACGACACCTCGCCGAGGTTGCACGCGGGTGATTGAACGACGTCGCGAGAGATCGACCAGCCGACAATGTGAACGGACGATCCCGACAATTGCCCGTGGTCAACGGCCTCGGCGATTACCGCGGCAACCCCCCTCGATACATCGCTTCCACGGTGGTGGGCTTCGCGCTACGACCCTTCCCATTCTTCCCGTAGCGGTATCGAGACTCCCGGTATTCGGTCCCCGAGAAGGTGAATTGACCAGATCGTGCACGGCTCAGCTCGGCCCTACGTGCGCGGGCGCGCGTGACCAACTCGAGCTCTCCCGCAGTAAGTGGGCGGCGGCGCGCGATAGCCTCCGCCTTCTGCACGAACCGGTCCAGCTTCTCGAACTCGCACTCAACCTGCGCGGACCTGGCATCTCGGCCCGTTTTATCGCTCATATCGAGGTCGCCTCCTGGCGTCATCAACTTTTGCAGGACGACTTGATCGCGATCCGCTTACCAGGTTGAATCGACCGCACTTTCTCCAAGTGCTTGTCGGTATATCCGTTCTCCCAGATCCCCTGGGATAGGAACCTCGAGAGCTGATCGACTTTGCCGCCGTAACTTGCGCCGACAAACCAGCACACGGCCGATTCAACAGGTCTAACGGTCTTGATCATGCGAATTCCTGCCATTGACTCGTCTGAATTTGATGTCACATCTCTCATCGCCTACACCCACACCCCCCGCTGCGCGAGGATCCAGCGCACGGGGTCGAGGCATCGGAAGGGTGAGATCCCGCTGTTGTGGAGTCGATCTCCGACCGGTGATTCGCCGAGTGCCGAGACGGCGAAGAAACGGCTCGAGAGTGCATTGCCGGTGGGCGGCTGATCCACCGACATCACCATTGACCGCGCCTCGAGTTTGTCGAGGAGGCTGCGCACCTCTTCGTGCAGCAGCTGCCCGTCCACCTCGTGGTACGGCGCGCGCTGGAGGCTGGGGTCACGCAGGAAGGCGGCGCCCCGCTGCGACATGATCTCGCTCCAGTCGCTGCCTTCCACTCGCTCGAGCGCTTGCAGCGCATCGAACTTCGACAGCACCACGGCCAGGTTCGGGGTCCCGGCACCGATGATCGACAGCACCGTCCGCAGCACCGACCGCGGGTCGCCGCCCACCCGCTCCTGCGCCGGCACCAGGTCGTGCAGCTGCTGCCGCACCGATTCGACCTTCAGCGGATCGAACATGAACACCACGCCGTCGGCCTGCGCGAAGAACTGCATGTGCGTCGCATCCACGTTGCCGGGGTTCTCGAGGTCCTCCCCCGCCACATCCCGGATCACGAGATACTGCCGGGTGTCGTCCCGCAGGCCGGGGCCGAGGCTGAAGATCAGCGGCTCACGCTGATACGGATTGCCCGTGTGCGACGCGGGTGTCGACTCGAGAATTCCCCGCTCCTCGAACAGCGGTCGCTCGTAGTGCTCTCGGAAGTTCACCTCGGTCTCACCGGTGGCAGGTTCGACCACCCGATTCAGCCGCTCCCCCAGCAGCTGCAGGGTTTTCACCAAAGCCGCAATGTAGACGGTCTTTCCGGTGGCGCGGGCGCCGGCCATCGCGATGCACGCCGCCCGGCCATCGCGCCAGCCGACGGGGAGCTTGTAGTGGCACTGCGGGCACACCTCCACGACGGGGCCGCCGGCCTTGCCCGTCGCGTAGTCGTCGGCCGGGGCCCAGTCGTCGGCCGCGTCGGCGGGGCGCTGCAGTTCGAAGACCTTCCCCGACCGCACCTGGCTGCCGTGGTATTTGGTGGCGACGTCGTCGACCTCGACGTCCGTCGGGGCGACCGCCGTCCACGCATACCAGTCACCGGTCAGGGTCGTGAAACACCGGGGGCACTTCGTCATCGTCGTACGCCTTCCGAAAACAAGCTCGCCGACACATCGGCCAGCAGCGAGGTCACCACTACAGACAGACTCGACAGCTCGGGCGCGGCAGACGACGGCACCGCGGTGATACCGGGCGCACTTACGGCCGTGTCACTCACGAGCACGAGGTGGCGGATCACCGTGTCGGTGCACGTACCGTCCCAATCGGCGGGCACCGAATCGGTCACCGTGAAGGCCAGGGTGCGGGTGTCGCGCTCACTCCGGTCGACGGCCGCCGATCGGAACCCCATCCCGAGCGCGGCCGAGTCGAGTTCGGCCTGAACCTGATTCGCGACGTCCCGCAGCTCGGCTACGGGCAGGGTGGTCACCGTGTGGCCGATCAGCCGGACCACCAGTTCTTCCCGGGTGCCCACCACGGCCGCGACCCCGGCAACCACGTCGATCACCGTACGGACGCTGCCGTCGTCGATCCGGGCCAGCATCGACATGGTGGTGTCGATGTCGACCTCCACGTCGAAGCGGCGCGGTTCGGGCAACCGGTCGAGCGCGAGGGCACTGCGCGCGGCCGACCGGGCCCGGGAACCCACATCACTGAGCGACACGTCGACGGCAGTGCGGCGGGCGGTGATCGCGACCCGCGGCCCCGCTGGGGCAATCGTCGCCAACTCCACCTGGTGCAGCCCCGACACGTCGACGGGGGTCAGCTCGGCGCGCTCGGAGTCGAGGTCGCGACTGCTGTCGACGCCGATCGTCACCTGCAGCACCGTCCCGTCCGGAAACGCGGCGCCCTCGCCGTCCGGCCGGGCCACGACGACGATCTCGGAATCGACCCGCGGCAGGATCAGCAGCCCTACCCGCGGATACAGCGCCGGTTCCGCCGGCCTGCCGTCGGGCAGCGTGGCACGCACCGGCACGGCCGTCGTCACCGCGGCCACGGTGACCGCGAGCGGCCGATTGGGCAGTTCGACGCGGCCCGCACCGTTCAGCACATATCCCGACATCAGTTCGATCCCTTTCCCCTGCATGCGGTGCGCATGCGTCCTGTCGTCCCGCTCATCGCCGGCCCGACCGTTCGTGAGCGAGAAGCACGAACCCTGATTCGACGTCCTCGAGCCACGTCGACGCGAACCGCGCATACGCGTCCCCGGCCCGGAATCGGTCGCCGACGTCGTGCCGCTCCCGCATCTCGGCGCGCAGCGAGGCCGACACCTCGAAGGTGCCGACGGGACCGCGGTAGTCACCGTCACCCATGATGATCGACGCGACCTGCTCGAGAAGCGACCGCCGCGCCTGCGCCGGCCCGACCTGCAGTCGGCACAGCAGGTCGTCGCGACTCAGCACCGATTCGATGTGCGGCGCGGCCGGCGAACTGAGGACCGCCGACCGGACCACCCAGTGCTCGTTCAGGGCACCACTTCTCACCAGATCGACCAGGGCGGTGATCGCGAAATCCGAGTCCTGATCCACCGCGCGCGCCAGCGCGTCGACATGATCGGCGGGCATGGTGGGCATGTAGGTGCCGTTGTGCGGCGGGAAGAACTGGAAGGAACCCGGCGACCGCGACCACGGCGAGTCGGACGAGCAGATCCGGCGGAAGCTGCGCGGGGCAGGCATCTCCGTAGTCCTTGAGCACCGGCCAGCCGTGCCGTTCGAGTGCGCGTCGGAGCCGCGGGTCGTCGATCCGGTCCCACTGATCCTGCGCCCGGATCAGCGCCCACGACACCGCCAGCTCGTCGACCGGGTGCGCGACGCCGAAGACCAACGTGCCGCCTCGATTCGCGTCGATGTGCTTGACGAGCATCTCCACCTCCGGTCCCCACGGCTCGAGCAGGAGAACAGGCAACAGCAAGCGGGGTGGGACATGATCGGGGAAGGCGCCGACGAGTTCGCACCACTGCGCGACAGTGCAGGGGTAGGCGTCGACGAGCGCATCGACGTCGCTCGACGCCCAGCCGCCCGCACTCGCTTCGTAGAGCGCCCGCCAGAGGGCAAGCGGTGCATAGCCTTCCCACGCCCGCTTGTGGTCGTCGGTGCCGCTCTTCACCACCGAGAACACCGCATCGGCGACGATGGCGCACAGCGGTTCGGCGCTGCGGCACGGTGCAGCGATCAGTTCGTCGGACGTCGGTACCCGGACCTCGTCGACGAGCCAGCGCAACACCTCGGGTGCCAGCCGGGCGCCGAGTGGGCGGCCGGCGAAATCGGGGTGACCGGCGACGGCCGACTGCAGCAGCCGATACGTGTCGGCTCCGACGGCGCCGAGCCCGGTGACCAGGGCGGGGCCCGCCTCGCGATCACACAGGACCGGGACGACGACGCGGTCGAGCAACGAGGCGGCGAGGTCGCGACCGGAGTCGCCGACGAGGCGGGCGTGCAGAAGCAGATCGAGCATCTTCACCGCGTCGTGCGCCGCGGCGGCGGGGTCGGTTCCCTGACTCTGCACGAGCGTCGAGAGGACCTTCTGCGCCTCCCGCTCCACATCCTCCGAATGCGGCCACGTCGCGAACAGGGCGAACTCGGCCGGACCGGCGGCGCGGATCCACTCGCGGTCGGCGAGAGCGCGATACGTGAGAACCCGTCCGGCCACGTCCCACACCACTGGGGCGGGTCCACCGCCGCGTCGCCACTCCGCGACCACCCGGCAGGCCTCGTCCATGCTGCCGGGCAGGTGTTCGTCCACGACGTGACCGACGATCGCCAGTTCGTCCGGGAACGAGGCCAGCGCGTCCGGCGACTGCGCGAGCACCACGGCCGCGGCCTCGGGCAGGGCGTCGTGCAGTTC from Rhodococcus opacus B4 encodes:
- a CDS encoding LuxR C-terminal-related transcriptional regulator codes for the protein MNADEWDEIRRLHRQGSPIKHIAVQLGMSRNTVRRALTFDQPPTDHRSRRGSVVDPVDSTIRELIADDPDITIVEIARRIQWDKSRTTLARRVTSIREELSTGESHDGPVETMPAVPSVPVYGTSFVGRRTELLELRRLLGDHRLVTITGPGGMGKTRLAIHAAVEYRRAFPDGVRVIELAALRSPELLTQTVVDGLALANRDMHASPTENTIIEYLRTRRMLLILDNCEHLLDECAQLVSVLLRSTTELRIVTTSREILSVPDEFVFPLFPLPTVNGTESPTPARGTGSAVELFVNRAASVLSKFELTEENRDAVMRVCDRLDGLPLAIELACARLPVLTVYELADRLDHRLNLLTTGNRTGPQRHRSLQATMDWSYELCTREQQLLWSRASVFAGGFDLGMAEEVCSDDDVPADTVLDGISALVGKSILHREEGGTHVRFRMLESIREYGNSKLTASEMDALTLRHLRWCARLVTTTADNWFSADQRTGSEKLRRNHANIRSALHAALLDTSDDDEVRMAADMVSRAWFLWSCGFSVREHRMWLNRILERETAPTATRGRMLVNLGLVQTLQGDRESAARSLTEADAVNLTADDATTGAFTADVMGLKAFFAGDFEEAETRLTAALEMYEGIPEREDLAHTLRVHLGMLYCFTDETARAAELFETVNQRAIAAGESWLRSYAVYGLGLVALMNEDFDDALRLGSESLQLRRDFDDVVGTTLVTDLLGWAEAEAGSAERSAVLLGAASSMWESFGMQLYGSSHWVEQRARFEKQARKALGDDRFEKCHTSGAAMSVSEITGFVFGESVPSGDEVPAGRTRPEDTLSPREQEVAAHVAAGMTNKEIAAKLVLSPRTVEGHVEHILEKLGMSRRHEIAAAFAHAGRGTPA
- a CDS encoding flavin reductase family protein, translated to MRTTASPHLTATTPEDIADAYRTVLGKFCTGVVAVTALDDTGGPVGLTVGSFSSVSLDPALVAFFVAHTSTTFPTIAASGRFCANILAADQHELGRTFARSGTDKFAGIDWTPATTGSPRLTGAHAWIDCHIDLVQPVGDHHLVVGRIVELGATNTPDPLLFYTSTFHQLTPTSPA
- a CDS encoding GTP cyclohydrolase II; its protein translation is MTTAQPARSVVRCADAEIPTDHGPFTATAYRSATGTEHLAMVFGDPAGTTALTRVHSECLTGDVLASRRCDCGPQRPAALERIAHTGAGVLLYLRGHEGRGIGLAAKIAYQLQDRLGLDTVDANLHLGLPVDARDYADAAAILHDLGIDSIDLLTNNPAKAAGLTAAGITVAHIAPLEITPNDHNTHYLATKRDRLGHRLTRVRLTDTL
- a CDS encoding TRAFAC clade GTPase domain-containing protein produces the protein MTKCPRCFTTLTGDWYAWTAVAPTDVEVDDVATKYHGSQVRSGKVFELQRPADAADDWAPADDYATGKAGGPVVEVCPQCHYKLPVGWRDGRAACIAMAGARATGKTVYIAALVKTLQLLGERLNRVVEPATGETEVNFREHYERPLFEERGILESTPASHTGNPYQREPLIFSLGPGLRDDTRQYLVIRDVAGEDLENPGNVDATHMQFFAQADGVVFMFDPLKVESVRQQLHDLVPAQERVGGDPRSVLRTVLSIIGAGTPNLAVVLSKFDALQALERVEGSDWSEIMSQRGAAFLRDPSLQRAPYHEVDGQLLHEEVRSLLDKLEARSMVMSVDQPPTGNALSSRFFAVSALGESPVGDRLHNSGISPFRCLDPVRWILAQRGVWV